A DNA window from Daucus carota subsp. sativus chromosome 3, DH1 v3.0, whole genome shotgun sequence contains the following coding sequences:
- the LOC108198072 gene encoding protein FAR1-RELATED SEQUENCE 5-like, with protein MDKMFARFEGRKSLKKNDYVDVHDDDGKCGNDRGNIDYVNVDSDGEEFFCSEQLDEEEILHENRGSMHESSDNLHDSSDNIVDEDEPISIPCLNQKFANLQRAENLFRAYALNHGFAIKIQNTQRRVNDKSIYGRMYVCNLAGENRGKNPVEEEEILIGSVGSVKGKRRRDVLPRSGCKVRMYVVNKKKSTHWEITSLELEHNHEVVTPSKMSLIRRERHVTAAQRNLIKTLHASGVPPRQQMNIFGQMHGGAEQVGFNSQHLRNVARDFRKDNMGVNDAQAGLDLLYRLKEESGGKFFIKTLLDDEQRLKCLVWVDPRSMMAYRNFGDVVAFDTTYRTTRYAMPFVPFTGVNHHYQSIVFGFALVRDELKTTFEWVLSTWLEAIEGKEPLAIITDQDQAMAAAIESQLPNTSHLLCSWHISNKFPEKLATYYSKEGFKFDFNNCIYHSLTEVVFEDRWKALILKYNLEGNTWLQGLYALKHKWVEAYTRNTFSAGQKTTSRSEGMNAYFDAYVGSCTGLKDFVEGAQKALERQFMREKDEDYNTYHRSRCMQMKTALEHHAASIYTKKMFRRFQEQLVEANKYFVEKDRDRSLEDVEDTFYKCYRPLTGASQRTMYLVSFNKASLRGSCICRMYDHVGMPCRHIIAVLTKRCVAELPEHFVKRRWTKDANRVDGVLPYQTSEVESPSHELTPTERFNHMTLLTMAFSHSCSASKERYEYAVGVINRETEIIEKMPVDGVEREGGKMTDASDNDSVSHVSNSFSDSDEMVDSPTFSELEEAWRHLDELAEMYEPPPLVEEEDNALYPADEEAYRSRCWTEACQWCASDNMFERVAYNLTPYFLPILNLGQEYPGGPNKVSPWDGGWIVECDRIADIHKLRPRAGCMRDQMRIEYVKGWVSHLDGDDTGKWITGKAPFATFRLYDGSSSIRVTIWNDHNTHANVTDGVLREGCVVVLYWVACFVRADAPPGTSTHRLSGGFSNILAIFS; from the exons ATGGATAAGATGTTTGCAAGATTTGAAGGtagaaaaagtttaaaaaaaaatgattatgtTGATGTACATGATGATGATGGTAAATGTGGTAATGATAGAGGTAATATTGATTATGTTAATGTTGATAGTGATGGTGAGGAGTTTTTTTGTAGTGAGCAATTAGATGAAGAAGAAATTTTGCATGAGAATAGAGGTAGTATGCATGAAAGTAGTGATAATTTGCATGATAGTAGTGATAATATTGTGGACGAAGATGAGCCTATTAGTATCCCTTGCTTGAATCAAAAATTTGCTAATTTACAAAGGGCGGAAAATTTATTTAGGGCGTATGCTTTAAACCATGGTTTTGCAATTAAGATACAAAACACGCAGAGGCGAGTCAATGATAAATCCATATATGGTCGAATGTACGTCTGTAATTTAGCGGGGGAAAATCGCGGGAAAAACCCCGTTGAGGAAGAAGAAATATTGATTGGTAGTGTTGGGAGTGTTAAGGGCAAACGGCGTAGAGATGTGCTGCCTAGAAGTGGTTGCAAAGTTAGAATGTACGTGGTTAATAAGAAAAAATCAACTCATTGGGAGATAACCTCTTTGGAATTAGAACACAATCACGAAGTCGTTACTCCTTCGAAGATGAGTTTGATAAGACGGGAGAGACATGTGACCGCGGCTCAAAGAAATTTAATCAAGACCTTACATGCTTCGGGTGTCCCACCAAGACAACAAATGAATATTTTTGGTCAAATGCACGGGGGAGCGGAACAAGTAGGTTTTAATAGCCAACATTTAAGAAATGTCGCGCGCGATTTTAGAAAGGACAACATGGGAGTAAACGATGCTCAAGCCGGTTTGGATTTGTTGTATCGTTTGAAAGAAGAGAGTGGCGGTAAGTTTTTTATCAAGACTCTCCTTGATGACGAACAAAGATTGAAGTGTCTTGTATGGGTCGATCCCCGCTCTATGATGGCCTATCGAAATTTTGGTGATGTGGTTGCGTTTGACACAACATATCGAACTACTAGATATGCTATGCCGTTTGTGCCTTTCACCGGAGTCAACCATCATTATCAATCAATAGTTTTTGGTTTTGCACTCGTGCGGGATGAATTGAAGACAACTTTTGAGTGGGTTTTGAGTACTTGGCTAGAGGCGATCGAAGGCAAAGAACCCCTAGCTATCATAACCGATCAAGATCAAGCCATGGCCGCGGCTATTGAATCACAACTACCGAATACCTCACATTTGTTATGCTCATGGCACATTAGCAACAAATTCCCCGAGAAACTTGCAACATATTACTCAAAGGAagggtttaaatttgatttcaacaattgcatCTATCACTCTTTGACTGAAGTTGTGTTTGAGGATCGGTGGAAGGCTTTGATTTTGAAATACAATTTGGAAGGCAATACATGGCTTCAAGGGTTATATGCTTTGAAGCATAAGTGGGTGGAGGCTTACACAAGAAACACTTTTTCTGCGGGTCAGAAAACCACATCAAGAAGTGAAGGAATGAATGCCTATTTTGATGCCTATGTTGGTTCTTGCACCGGTTTGAAGGATTTTGTTGAGGGTGCACAAAAAGCTTTGGAGAGGCAATTTATGCGTGAGAAAGATGAGGATTACAATACGTATCATAGAAGTCGTTGCATGCAAATGAAAACCGCCTTGGAGCACCACGCGGCTTCCATTTATACCAAAAAAATGTTTCGAAGATTTCAAGAACAATTGGTTGAAGCAAATAAGTACTTCGTGGAGAAAGATAGAGATCGGTCTTTGGAAGATGTTGAAGACACATTCTACAAATGTTATAGACCGTTGACGGGTGCATCTCAGAGAACCATGTATCTTGTATCATTCAACAAGGCGTCATTACGGGGTTCATGCATTTGTAGAATGTATGACCATGTTGGCATGCCATGCCGTCACATTATTGCCGTGTTGACGAAGAGGTGTGTGGCGGAACTACCGGAACATTTTGTGAAACGGCGTTGGACAAAGGATGCCAATAGAGTTGATGGCGTGTTGCCATATCAAACATCCGAAGTTGAATCACCATCTCATGAGTTGACTCCCACGGAAAGATTTAACCACATGACCTTACTTACCATGGCTTTTAGTCATAGTTGCTCCGCGTCGAAAGAGCGGTATGAATATGCCGTTGGGGTTATTAATCGAGAAACGGAGATTATTGAGAAAATGCCCGTTGACGGGGTAGAACGTGAAGGAG GTAAAATGACCGACGCTTCGGATAATGACTCAGTGTCACACGTAAGCAATTCATTCTCGGACTCGGATGAAATGGTAGATTCACCTACCTTTAGTGAGTTGGAGGAAGCATGGCGTCATCTTGACGAATTAGCAGAAATGTACGAACCACCTCCCCTAGTGGAAGAAGAAGACAATGCGTTGTACCCAGCTGACGAAGAGGCCTACCGGTCAAGATGTTGGACTGAAGCATGTCAGTGGTGTGCAAGCGATAACATGTTCGAAAGGGTGGCGTACAACTTGACCCCATATTTTCTCCCAATTTTGAACTTAGGTCAGGAGTACCCCGGTGGCCCAAACAAAGTCTCCCCGTGGGATGGTGGTTGGATTGTTGAGTGTGATAGGATAGCCGACATTCACAAATTGAGGCCTCGCGCGGGTTGCATGCGTGACCAAATGCGTATTGAATATGTGAAGGGttgggtgtcccatctagatggtGATGATACGGGGAAATGGATTACCGGCAAAGCACCATTTGCAACATTTCGTCTCTATGATGGGTCTAGTAGCATTCGTGTCACAATATGGAATGACCACAATACTCATGCCAATGTGACTGATGGTGTGCTCCGTGAAGGTTGTGTTGTCGTGCTGTATTGGGTGGCATGCTTCGTTAGAGCTGATGCACCGCCCGGAACTTCCACGCACCGATTATCGGGTGGCTTCTCCAACATTTTAGCGATTTTTAGTTAG
- the LOC108210741 gene encoding thioredoxin-like protein CDSP32, chloroplastic — protein sequence MNDQRCGYNHKKPQDFHSFSSSSSSSSIPHLLATMATFTTFLSKPPTNISYSTPQITPLQFHHTLNLSIFTKPKHHPLTKTQKPPLFVTNAVVSPKEKDVSNTDERVKQVHSIDEFDEALRSAKDKLVVVEYAASTSQQSRKIYPFMVDLSRTCNDVEFLLVMGDENEKTKALCEREKIEKVPHFSFYKSMEIIHEEEGIGPDVLEGDVLYYGDSHSAVVQLHSRDDVEKLIEDHKVDHQLIVLDVGLKHCGPCVKVYPTVLKLSRQMDGMVVFARMNGDENDSCMQFLKDMNVIEVPTFLFIRDGDIKGRYVGSGKGELIGEILRYQGVRVT from the coding sequence ATGAATGACCAAAGGTGTGGATATAATCACAAGAAACCACAAGATTTTCATTCcttctcatcatcatcttcttcttcttccattCCTCATCTCCTTGCCACCATGGCTACTTTCACAACTTTCCTATCCAAACCTCCCACAAATATTTCATACTCCACCCCACAAATCACCCCTCTCCAATTCCACCACACCCTCAATCTAtccatcttcacaaaacctaaACACCATCCTCTTACAAAGACACAAAAACCACCACTCTTTGTCACAAACGCCGTCGTATCACCCAAAGAAAAAGACGTGTCAAACACGGACGAGAGAGTGAAGCAAGTACACAGCATCGATGAGTTCGATGAAGCGCTCCGATCAGCGAAAGACAAGCTAGTTGTAGTTGAGTACGCAGCTAGCACGAGCCAGCAGAGCCGCAAGATCTACCCTTTCATGGTTGACCTAAGCAGGACATGCAACGACGTGGAGTTTCTACTCGTCATGGGAGACGAAAACGAGAAAACCAAGGCGCTTTGCGAGAGAGAAAAGATCGAGAAAGTTCCACACTTCAGTTTTTACAAAAGTATGGAGATTATTCACGAAGAGGAAGGGATTGGCCCGGATGTGCTGGAGGGGGACGTGTTATACTACGGCGATAGCCACTCTGCTGTGGTGCAGCTTCACTCGAGAGATGACGTGGAGAAGCTGATTGAAGATCATAAGGTTGATCATCAGCTGATTGTTCTTGACGTGGGGCTCAAGCATTGCGGACCGTGTGTTAAGGTCTATCCGACGGTGTTGAAGCTGTCGAGGCAGATGGATGGGATGGTTGTGTTTGCGAGGATGAATGGAGATGAGAATGACAGTTGCATGCAGTTTTTGAAGGACATGAATGTGATTGAGGTGCCTACGTTTTTGTTTATTAGAGATGGTGATATTAAGGGGAGATATGTTGGTTCGGGTAAGGGTGAGCTTATTGGAGAGATTCTTAGATACCAAGGCGTTCGCGTCACTTAG
- the LOC108210585 gene encoding mechanosensitive ion channel protein 6 isoform X2 produces MAASSSKLSSYAQSVDNDTVIKINGHSNETELASTKMLPDNSTNNVKNGDSVTESPAAQRSPKDVRVFFSGNLRRRYSGSNQSGGSGAGEREEVVACNSNKWFRRDSQLMRMKSKSRLLDPPEQDGKSRNLMKSGFIGKGSECDDEDPFLEEDFPEDFKKRNFSYWAAIQFASLILIIVALICSISVNIFKNNKLFGLEVWKWCLLFLVLICGRLVAGWGIRVVVFFIELNSMLRKRVLYFVYGLKNAVKNCIWLALVLIAWRSILGERVENLAHGKVLSYVTRTWVCLLVGTLIWLAKTLIVKVLASSFHVSTFFDRIQDALFSQYVIETLSGPPFLEIEQAREEEEQIMNGSSGATVPSEHRASGLLRSGKLNGTAPKLASVKSSRFSTVMTVKENEGITIDHLHRLNQKNISAWNMKRLMNIVRKSTLTTLDEQIKDMTGDDETALQIRSEIQAKQAAKKIFCNVAKPGSKHIYQDDLMEFMREDEALKTIGLIEGASEIGGISRRALKNWVVCAFRERRALAFSLNDTKTAVNKLHHMLNIFVGIIIVIVWLLILKVASVQFFVFLSSQLVLVAFVFGNTCKATFEGIIFLFVMHPFDIGDRCEVDGVQLIVEEMNILTTIFLRYDNQKISYPNSVLATKPISNYYRSPDMGDAIDFCIHISTPVEKIASMKEKITSYIENKSDHWHPAPLIVLRDMEDLNRLKISLWPSHRMNFQDMGERWVRRALLVEEMIRIFRELDIEYRMLPLDMNVRNMPAIASDRLPSNWTACDD; encoded by the exons ATGGCTGCATCGTCGAGTAAACTGTCTTCTTATGCTCAGTCTGTTGATAATGATACAGTTATCAAAATCAACGGCCACAGTAATGAAACTGAACTTGCCTCTACCAAAATGCTGCCAGACAATTCCACCAACAATGTCAAGAATGGTGATTCTGTGACAGAGTCCCCTGCTGCTCAGCGATCACCCAAGGATGTCAGAGTTTTCTTTAGTGGAAACCTGAGGAGACGATACAGTGGGAGCAACCAAAGCGGGGGAAGTGGTGCTGGTGAAAGAGAGGAGGTGGTTGCTTGCAATTCAAACAAGTGGTTTCGTCGAGATTCACAGCTTATGAGAATGAAGAGTAAGTCGAGGCTATTGGATCCACCAGAGCAAGATGGAAAGTCTAGGAATCTCATGAAGTCTGGATTTATAGGGAAGGGAAGTGAGTGTGATGATGAAGACCCTTTCTTGGAGGAGGATTTTCCAGAAGATTTTAAGAAGAGGAACTTTAGTTACTGGGCTGCCATCCAGTTTGctagtttgattttgattattgTTGCTTTAATCTGTAGCATCTCTGTTAACATTTTTAAGAACAACAAATTGTTTGGACTTGAAGTGTGGAAATGGTGTTTACTGTTTTTGGTTTTGATATGTGGGAGACTGGTTGCTGGTTGGGGGATTCGTGTGGTCGTGTTTTTCATAGAGCTTAATTCAATGTTGAGAAAACGTgttctttattttgtttatggGTTAAAGAATGCTGTAAAGAATTGTATCTGGTTGGCTTTGGTTTTGATAGCATGGAGAAGCATTTTGGGCGAGAGAGTTGAGAATTTAGCTCATGGCAAGGTCTTGAGTTATGTGACTAGAACTTGGGTTTGTTTGTTGGTAGGAACTTTGATATGGCTTGCAAAGACACTGATTGTTAAGGTACTTGCTTCTTCGTTCCATGTCAGCACGTTTTTTGATCGTATTCAGGATGCTTTGTTTAGTCAGTACGTGATTGAGACCCTCTCGGGGCCACCCTTCCTTGAGATTGAACAAGCAAGGGAAGAAGAGGAGCAAATCATGAATGGGAGTTCTGGAGCTACTGTGCCTTCTGAACACAGGGCCAGTGGTCTCCTGAGGAGTGGGAAACTGAATGGGACTGCTCCAAAGCTTGCCTCTGTTAAAAGCTCTAGATTTTCTACAGTCATGACTGTGAAGGAAAATGAAGGCATTACAATCGATCACTTGCACAGGTTGAATCAAAAGAATATATCAGCTTGGAACATGAAGCGATTGATGAATATTGTCCGGAAAAGCACTCTGACAACTTTAGATGAGCAGATAAAGGACATGACTGGTGACGATGAGACTGCCCTGCAAATCAGGAGTGAAATTCAAGCCAAACAAGCAGCCAAGAAGATTTTCTGCAATGTGGCTAAGCCAGGCTCAAA ACACATTTATCAGGACGATTTGATGGAATTTATGAGAGAAGATGAAGCATTGAAGACAATAGGTCTAATTGAAGGGGCAAGTGAAATAGGAGGAATTAGCAGAAGAGCTCTCAAAAATTGGGTG GTATGTGCATTCAGAGAGCGAAGAGCTTTGGCGTTTTCCCTGAATGATACCAAAACAGCAGTAAACAAACTTCACCATATGCTGAACATCTTTGTAGGAATAATTATAGTGATTGTGTGGCTTCTGATTCTCAAAGTAGCCAGTGTCCAATTTTTCGTCTTTTTGAGCTCCCAGTTAGTTTTAGTTGCATTTGTGTTTGGCAACACATGTAAGGCAACGTTTGAAGGGATCATTTTCTTATTTGTGATGCATCCGTTTGACATTGGTGATCGCTGTGAGGTGGACGGTGTTCag TTGATCGTTGAAGAGATGAATATACTAACCACAATTTTTCTGAGATACGATAACCAAAAGATCAGTTATCCGAACAGTGTCTTAGCAACCAAGCCCATCAGTAATTACTACCGAAGTCCAGATATGGGAGACGCCATTGATTTCTGCATCCACATTTCAACTCCTGTAGAAAAGATTGCTTCGATGAAAGAAAAGATCACCAG CTATATTGAGAACAAGAGTGATCACTGGCACCCAGCTCCATTGATAGTCCTGCGCGACATGGAGGACTTGAACAGGCTAAAGATATCGTTATGGCCTTCACATCGAATGAACTTTCAGGACATGGGTGAAAGATGGGTGAGGAGAGCCCTTCTTGTTGAAGAGATGATCAGAATTTTCAGAGAGCTTGACATTGAATATCGCATGCTTCCACTTGACATGAATGTTCGGAACATGCCAGCTATAGCCTCCGACAGGCTTCCCTCAAATTGGACAGCTTGTGATGACTGA